The sequence TAACGGTTTAGGGCATAGCGGGCGTTGTTAGTCCATGCCCGGCGGCCTTCACGGAAAGCTCCTCGACGTCGATCTCACGACGGCGGCGATGTCGGATTGGCACATTCCTGCGGATTGGGCCTCGCTTCATCTCGGCGGCCGGGGAATCGGCGCGAGGATACTGTTGGACCAGTACGAGGGGCGCGCGGAAGACGACCCGTTAGGGCCTCGGAACATCCTCGTTTTCATGACGGGACCACTCGTCGGTCTCTCGGTCCCCGGCGCCGGAAAGCACGCGGTCTACGCACGCTCGCCGCTCACAGGACTGTTCGCGGAGGCGTTCTGTGGCGGGTACTTCGGCAGCGAGTTGAAAAAGACCGGTTACGACGGCATCATCATCCGAGGCCGGGCCCCGGAATGGCAATACCTCTCCGTCATCGACGGAAGACCTGAGATCCTGCCCGCCGGAGACCTTCGGGGAGCGCCCGTGTCGAAGACCGAGGCGGAGCTTCTGAAGCGGTCTCCTCGCGCCCGATGCGCCTCCATAGGACCCGCTGGAGAGAACCTCGTACGGTTCGCGGCCATCATGACGGATCGCAACCGCGCGGCAGGAAGGTGCGGCGTGGGCGCGGTGATGGGTTCGAAGACGCTGAAGGCGATAGTGGTGAGGGGGAACGCGAAGGTGCCCGTCGACGACGAGGCGGCGTACCGGGAGGCGCTCAAAGACTACATCTCGACGCTCCAAAGCCCCGGCATGAAGCGTTTCGGCGAATACGGGACGCCGGGAGGCGTGGAATCGCTCGACTCGCTGGGGATCCTACCGACGCATAACTTCCACCAAGGCCGGTTTGAAGGAGCGTCGAAGATCAGCGGCGTGCGGCTCCATGACGACCTGCTCGTCGGGCGGGACACCTGCTTCGCCTGTCACGTCCGTTGCAAACGCATCGTCGAAGGAGAAGTGGACGGGGAACGGATCGAAAAGGCCCAAGGCGGGCCAGAGTACGAGACCATCGCCGCGTTCGGCTCGCTGCAGATGGTCGACAGCCTGGAGCACGTGTCGCTTGCGAACGCGAGGTGCAACGAGCACGGGCTCGACACGATCTCGGCGGGGAACGTCATCGCCTTCGCCATGGAGGCCTCGGAACGCGGGCTCATCGACGACGGCGTCGCGTGGGGGGACGCTTCGAAAGCGTTGCGGCTGCTTGACGACATTGCGTACCGTCGCGGCCTCGGCGAGACGTTGTCGCTTGGCGTGCGCGAGGCGGCGAGGCGACTCGGCGGGTCGGACTTCGCGATCCACGTGAAAGGCCTTGAGGTGCCGATGCACGAGCCGCGCGGGAAGAAAGGCCTTGGACTCACCTATGCGGTGGGTCCCCGCGGCGCGAACCACAACGAGGGGCTCCACGACACTTCCGTGGAGCGCGCGAACGCCTCGCCCGAACTCGGGGCGACCGCCGCCTTGTCGCGGTTCGACGCGAGCGAAAGGAAGACGGCGGTGGTGAAGAATTGGGAGGACGCGGTGTCCTTCACGAACAGTCTCATAGTCTGTCTTTTCACGACGAACCTCACGGGGAAGGCGTACAACCTCCCGCATCTAAGACGGCTCGTGACCGCCGTGACCGGTGTCCAGATGGATCGCGATTCCATGCTTGAAGTGGGCGAGCGGAACTTCAACCTCGGCCGCCTTTTCACGACGCGTATGGGGGCGCGCCCGGAGGACGATGACCTGCCGCCGCGCTTCAAGCGCGAGCCGTTGGATTTCGGTGACCGCCAAGAAGCGATCCCGGACGACGTGTTGAGACCGTGGATCGCGGATTATTACGCATTACGCGGTTGGGGCGTCGACGGAGCGCCCTCGCCCGCAACGCTGGCACGACTCGGTCTTTCGACGCTCGCGAGAGCATAGCCCGTAAGGGAATGGCAACTCCGAGGTTCAGCACTCGAAGGTTATAATGGGACGTCTCATGGTTCGTGCTTACCCGCTGGAAGCGGGCGGTATTGGAGGCGGGCGTCCCGGTTTCGAACGCAGCGCGATCGCGGCGTAGGCAGAGGGACGACCGGCCTTGTAGAGGGAGTCGATTGATATGAGGCGGAGAGCGGGCGGCAGCAAGGCAAGGGCATTCTCGACCATCATCGCAGTGGCGCTCCTCGCGACGCCAGGGTCCACCGCGTTTTTCCCCGGCGAGGCGAGCGCCGCGCCGGCGGAGGGCCACGAGGCGGAAGGCAGCGAGACCGCGTTTCCATCGGCGGTCGAAAACGTCCCACCGGTCGTCTCGGACCTCCTCGGTCGGGTAGGCCTCCCCAAGGCGCCATTCGCCTCGCCCGGCGGGCCGCCGACGCCCGTGACGGAACAATCCTTCGTCCCGCCGACGCCTGACCCCGTGGGCTTCGAGGAGAACCTCGGCCAGGTCGATCCGCGCGTGCGGTTCACTCTCCGCGACGGCGGTTCAATGTTGTACCTCCTCGACGATTCCTTTGTCCTGCGTCTTATCGATGTTTCAAAGCGCGATGAGAACGGGGCGCCGGCGGAATCAACGATGAGCGTCGTCTCGTTCACCATGGAAGGCGTTGCACCGGGCCTTCGCCCCGCCGCATCGGCCTCGCTCCCCATGACGGGCAACCATTTCATCGGCTCGGACCCTCACGGATGGGTCTCGGGTGCCGCGCATTACGAACGGGTCACGTACGCATCCGTCTACGAGGGTATAGACCTCGTGTTCCGCTCAACGGCAGCGGGGCCGGAATACGACTTCGTGCTCCGACCAGGTGCAGATGCTGACCAGATCCGTTTGCGGATCGACGGCACCGACGGCATCCTCATCGACCCGATGGGCGAACTGGTGGTCAAGACAGGTGCCGGGGAGATCCGGCACGCAAAGCCATCGGTCTACCAGGTCTCCGACGCGGGCCGCGTTGATGTCCCGGGAAGCTTTTTCATGATCTCCGAGGACACCGTCGGCTTCCAGACCCTGTGGAAGGATGCGGCTGCGGAACTCGTGATCGACCCGCTCGTCTACTCCACGTTCTACGGCGGCACGGGCGACGACGTCGCCGAGGCCGTTGCCATCGGCTCCGACGGTTCCACGTATTTTGCCGGCTGGACCTGGAGTTCGGACTTCCCCACCACCACGGGTTCCTACTCGGCCTCGAAGCCCACCGACATCTACGGCTGCGGTTGCCAATACGTGTTCTTCATCACGAAGTTCAACGCCGCCGCCACATCGGTCGAGTTCGCGACGTACGTCGGCGACTCTGTCGGATTGGACCCTACCCACGTCGGGATGGCCCTCGACGGGGCCGACCGTGTCTACGTGACCGGCGCGACCTACGGGCCCGACTATCCACTGGTCAATCCCGTGGAGAACCCGCCATCAGGAATAGACCGAGTCCGCGCCGTCGTTTCCAAATTGAGCGCCGATGGTTCCACGCTCCTCTTCTCCACGACCATCGGCGAAGGCTCGTCCTCGAAGGGGCATGCCTTGGTGGTCGCCGATGACGGAACGATCTGGGTCGCAGGCGATGCCAGGGAAGGCTTCCCGACGACCCCTGACGCGATCGACTCGGCGTACGCCGGCGCCGGATACGATCAAGGTGACGCCGTCCTTGCAAGGCTTGACCCCGCAGGTTCAATCGTCTACGCGACGTACCTGGGCGGCCTCTCCGACGACGAGATCAATACGCTGTCCGTCTCTCCAGACGGTAGGATCACAGTGGCCGGCGACACGCGTTCGGCGACATTCCCGACCACGGCTGGCGCGTTCATGGAGCGGGGACCGAGCCTTCCCCGGGTATCTGCGGAGGCCGCGAGCGCCACCATCGGCGACCACACGTACATCTTCGGCGGGCTCGAATGCTTGGGCAATGGTTTCAGTTACTGCGATGACGTCGTCCGCTTCGGGGCGGCCGATCTCTCCGCCGAAGTCATGACGGCCCGCTTTCCGACCGGTTTTTCGCTTGCTGCCGGCGCAAGCGACCGGACATATGGGTACGCGATAGGCGGATTCGATGTGGTCTCCTGCGGCGAGGGCTGCTATACCGGCGCCTGGTCGGGGGCGATTCGCCGGTACGATCCGACGGCCGACGCGGTCGCCATCATGGGTGCTTCCGTCGAACCACGTGCCGGCGCGGCCGCTGTTGGGCTTGGAGATTACGTCTACATCTTCGGCGGCACGTACGACTACTTCTATCCGACGCGTAGCGACATCCTGCGCTACGACCCCGCGACCGACACGGTCGAGACGATGGGTGCCACGCTACCGAGCCCGAACGGTTGGGAAGGCTGGGGCGACGGCCCCGCGGCGACGGACGGCAGCAGCATCTACCTCTTCGCCGGACAGCGGCCAGGCTCGATGCTCGACACCATCATGCGCTACGATCCTTCGACGGATTCGCTCACGACGATGACGGCGGCGTTCCCGGCGCCGCTTGCGAGGGCTAGCGCCCTCTGGACCGGCACCGCCTTCTACATATTCGGGGGCGTGACGGAGTGCGAGGGCTGTTACCTCACGCCCGTCGACACGGTCTACCGCTACGACCCGTTGACGGACACGTTGACGACCGTTGCGGGGACCCTTCCGACGACCCTCTACTCCGCCTCGGCCACGTGGGACGGGACGAACGCGTACCTCCTCGGTGGATTCGCCGGGTGGCAATTGAGCTTCGGCGTCCTCCGGTTCGATCCCGTTTTCGGGGCCACGTCAGGCCTCACCAATGGCGGAGGGCGGGACGCCTTCGTCGCGGAGATCGCTGGTAACGGCACGTCCCTCGCGTGGTCGACCTTGCTCGGCGGCGACACGGACGATGCCTTGAACGCGATGGCGTTCGACGGCAACGGTCAGATCCTCGTGGCGGGCTCCACCTATTCGCTCGACTTCCCGACCCAGTTCGCCTTCGACTCCACGCGGGCCGGAAGCGGCGAGGTCCCGAGTCAGGACGCCTTCCTTTCCAGACTGTCTTCGACGGGGAACGCGTTGCTTTATTCGACTTTCCTCGGTGGCGAGGAGGACGACGCGGCGAACGCCGTAGGGATCGACGGGTTCGGCAACATGTACGTCGCGGGCAAGACCCACTCGGGCGATTTCCCCGTGACGGCGAACGCGGAGCAAGGCACCTTCGCAAGCTACTATTTCTACAACTCCGACGCGTTCTTGTCGGAGCTCGATCCGTTGGGCGCGTCCCTCGTCTATTCGAGTTTCCTTGGCGGCCGGGAGACCGACGTCGCCAACGCGATGGCGATGGACGAGTTCGGCAATCTCATCCTGGTCGGGACCACGGGTTCGTCAGATTTCCCGGTCGCGAACGCCATACAGCCGGAGAACGCGGGCGGCTCTGGGATGGACGCATTCGTCACGAAGATCCCGTTCCTCGGTGGCGGCGTCGGGAACGGCAACAATGGCAACAACTTCCCGACGATCCAGGACGCCATCAATAATTCGCGTCCCGGCGACACGATCTACATCGCCCCGGGCACCTACCTCGAAGCGCTCACCGTGGACAAGAACCGGTGGGGCGAGGACCTCACGGACCTCTTCCTATGCGGCGCGACGGAAGCGGGGGTCCGGGGTTGCGGCGGGTTCTCCAACGAGGGGCCGAAGGTGATCGTCGACGCAACGGGTATCTCTGACACGGTCATCGACGTGAGCGCAGGCGGATTCACTTCGCTTACCGTTAGGTACCAACACCTCGGGCCTGCCGAGGGCGACGAGGTCGTCGGGGCCCGCTTCAACGACGTGTATTATCCGCAGTTCAACACCAATTGGATCGTCGTCCAAGGCGGGGGCTGTACGCAGGCCCAAGTGGCGGCGGGCCAATGCGATCAAGCCGGAGGGGCCCGCGTCTACGGCGTCAAGGGGAGGACGCTCGGCGGCTTCCTGGCGTACAACACCGTCTCGGCGGACGTCCCCCTCGCCGACGGTTCGATCGGCGGCACGTCAGGCTTCAAGGGGTGGTTCTACTACACGGGGCTTCGCGGCAACACCGTGAAAGGGTGGACGACGGCGGCGTTCGAGGTCACCGACGTCGTGAACATCATCGAGGACGGGGTCGTCGATACGAACTCGGTGGGTGTTCTCCTGTGCGGGACGACCTACTCGGTCATCGTGAACAACGACTTCAAGAACAACGGGGCGGCCCTGTCTTACTGCGCGACGAACGTCTCCGTGCCGAACTACATCCACTTCAACAAGTTCGAGACGAGTAACGCCATCGGCGCGTCCGTTCCGGACGGCGTCGAAGGACAGGTGATAGATCTAAGGGCCAACGATTGGCAGATCTACCGTCACACGGGGATCGGGCCCCGCGTCGCCGATTCGGGAACGGGTAACACCGTGAAGTACGTGCCGTTCATGCTCGTCGACGGGAGCATCGAACCGCCGCTCGTCGTAGTGTCCCCATACCCGCACTGGTCCTGCGACTATTCGTGGGCCGAGGTCATCATCGTCTACGACAATTATTGGGACTACCACTGCGCATTCACGTCGATCGACGGCGCGCTCCAATTCGCCCAGAGCGGCGACACGATGATCGCGCCCGGCTCCATCTACCCGACGAGCCCCACGCCGCGACTTGAGAACGTGACGATCGAGAGCAATGCGCCTTTCTTCGAGGAATCGTCGAGGCTCGACGGCGTCAGGATCTGCAGCAGCACGCGGGACAACAACACGGCCTGCAACCCATCGGCGGGGATCAACGTCGTGGACTCGTCGGGATCGGGCAAGCCGGCTTTCACCGTCGGCGAAGTCGAGGGTGTCCTCATCGACGGTTTCACCTTCACCGGCGCGAGTCCGGTCTTTTCTTCCGAAGGTTCGACGGCGATGGAAGTGCGCGACAGCACGTTCGCCGTGAGCGCTAGCGCGACACAGGCCCGGCACGGCGCGATCCTCCGGGACACGACGGACGCCGTGCTCCGCTTCAACCGCGTGCTTGGGAACATGTACCC is a genomic window of Euryarchaeota archaeon containing:
- a CDS encoding PKD domain-containing protein; its protein translation is MRRRAGGSKARAFSTIIAVALLATPGSTAFFPGEASAAPAEGHEAEGSETAFPSAVENVPPVVSDLLGRVGLPKAPFASPGGPPTPVTEQSFVPPTPDPVGFEENLGQVDPRVRFTLRDGGSMLYLLDDSFVLRLIDVSKRDENGAPAESTMSVVSFTMEGVAPGLRPAASASLPMTGNHFIGSDPHGWVSGAAHYERVTYASVYEGIDLVFRSTAAGPEYDFVLRPGADADQIRLRIDGTDGILIDPMGELVVKTGAGEIRHAKPSVYQVSDAGRVDVPGSFFMISEDTVGFQTLWKDAAAELVIDPLVYSTFYGGTGDDVAEAVAIGSDGSTYFAGWTWSSDFPTTTGSYSASKPTDIYGCGCQYVFFITKFNAAATSVEFATYVGDSVGLDPTHVGMALDGADRVYVTGATYGPDYPLVNPVENPPSGIDRVRAVVSKLSADGSTLLFSTTIGEGSSSKGHALVVADDGTIWVAGDAREGFPTTPDAIDSAYAGAGYDQGDAVLARLDPAGSIVYATYLGGLSDDEINTLSVSPDGRITVAGDTRSATFPTTAGAFMERGPSLPRVSAEAASATIGDHTYIFGGLECLGNGFSYCDDVVRFGAADLSAEVMTARFPTGFSLAAGASDRTYGYAIGGFDVVSCGEGCYTGAWSGAIRRYDPTADAVAIMGASVEPRAGAAAVGLGDYVYIFGGTYDYFYPTRSDILRYDPATDTVETMGATLPSPNGWEGWGDGPAATDGSSIYLFAGQRPGSMLDTIMRYDPSTDSLTTMTAAFPAPLARASALWTGTAFYIFGGVTECEGCYLTPVDTVYRYDPLTDTLTTVAGTLPTTLYSASATWDGTNAYLLGGFAGWQLSFGVLRFDPVFGATSGLTNGGGRDAFVAEIAGNGTSLAWSTLLGGDTDDALNAMAFDGNGQILVAGSTYSLDFPTQFAFDSTRAGSGEVPSQDAFLSRLSSTGNALLYSTFLGGEEDDAANAVGIDGFGNMYVAGKTHSGDFPVTANAEQGTFASYYFYNSDAFLSELDPLGASLVYSSFLGGRETDVANAMAMDEFGNLILVGTTGSSDFPVANAIQPENAGGSGMDAFVTKIPFLGGGVGNGNNGNNFPTIQDAINNSRPGDTIYIAPGTYLEALTVDKNRWGEDLTDLFLCGATEAGVRGCGGFSNEGPKVIVDATGISDTVIDVSAGGFTSLTVRYQHLGPAEGDEVVGARFNDVYYPQFNTNWIVVQGGGCTQAQVAAGQCDQAGGARVYGVKGRTLGGFLAYNTVSADVPLADGSIGGTSGFKGWFYYTGLRGNTVKGWTTAAFEVTDVVNIIEDGVVDTNSVGVLLCGTTYSVIVNNDFKNNGAALSYCATNVSVPNYIHFNKFETSNAIGASVPDGVEGQVIDLRANDWQIYRHTGIGPRVADSGTGNTVKYVPFMLVDGSIEPPLVVVSPYPHWSCDYSWAEVIIVYDNYWDYHCAFTSIDGALQFAQSGDTMIAPGSIYPTSPTPRLENVTIESNAPFFEESSRLDGVRICSSTRDNNTACNPSAGINVVDSSGSGKPAFTVGEVEGVLIDGFTFTGASPVFSSEGSTAMEVRDSTFAVSASATQARHGAILRDTTDAVLRFNRVLGNMYPGSIGIGAYDSVDPTVSLNNIDQSGTGVYFSGVVGGEARGNVIRVAPASQFGGQSLGVSFFTGTGQAARYNTFEGTGIGLTVKGATEVYAHSNTWNAVPTGIRLSASWAPIDAAQPDGILLRYNRLDGAATKLLIEPGVAGLAVDARYNHWGAYSRDTIEATIEDAGTGDSVDVSCFYDLDGTHTVCPPTPSFDVSPATGHWRTAFTFTDTSTPGGRAIDSWDWDFSDGSTAAGSTVSHTFARSGVLQATLTIEDAEGYVESTTRDVTVTNAAPVLQPVGAKTIAEASELRFYVQGSDPDGDSLTFVASDLPAGASLSNLPDGRGLFAWTPSFSQAGVHRVTLGVTDGDLTGSEAVDITVGNVDRPPIASLIGPSILRLGQVGTFTSTSTDPDGQLAGEDWSFDDGATAAGKTVTHAFATEASHYYTLTVTDPEGASASITRSVIVDGTAPVTTAAATGTRSPSGWYTSSVSVTLLASDSGGSGLLATYYRWNGGNRIGYNPSTGINVPTDGTTSIAFWSEDRAGNAESSGLMTIRIDRTAPVASITSPSTLAGTDVGIVEPGPVNFTADVSDGTGSGVAQVKFYVDGVLVKVQTGSGPYYHLWDASTATPGRHVLEVRAIDAVGFARSESVSVIRRP
- a CDS encoding aldehyde ferredoxin oxidoreductase family protein, with product MPGGLHGKLLDVDLTTAAMSDWHIPADWASLHLGGRGIGARILLDQYEGRAEDDPLGPRNILVFMTGPLVGLSVPGAGKHAVYARSPLTGLFAEAFCGGYFGSELKKTGYDGIIIRGRAPEWQYLSVIDGRPEILPAGDLRGAPVSKTEAELLKRSPRARCASIGPAGENLVRFAAIMTDRNRAAGRCGVGAVMGSKTLKAIVVRGNAKVPVDDEAAYREALKDYISTLQSPGMKRFGEYGTPGGVESLDSLGILPTHNFHQGRFEGASKISGVRLHDDLLVGRDTCFACHVRCKRIVEGEVDGERIEKAQGGPEYETIAAFGSLQMVDSLEHVSLANARCNEHGLDTISAGNVIAFAMEASERGLIDDGVAWGDASKALRLLDDIAYRRGLGETLSLGVREAARRLGGSDFAIHVKGLEVPMHEPRGKKGLGLTYAVGPRGANHNEGLHDTSVERANASPELGATAALSRFDASERKTAVVKNWEDAVSFTNSLIVCLFTTNLTGKAYNLPHLRRLVTAVTGVQMDRDSMLEVGERNFNLGRLFTTRMGARPEDDDLPPRFKREPLDFGDRQEAIPDDVLRPWIADYYALRGWGVDGAPSPATLARLGLSTLARA